One Clupea harengus chromosome 12, Ch_v2.0.2, whole genome shotgun sequence DNA segment encodes these proteins:
- the barhl1b gene encoding barH-like homeobox 1b, whose translation MEPSSNGSSFGIDSLLSHRPGSPVMSKGDSLVGECRSPLEFSPRSDLESGCSSPPSPRRECGDEAAQRQGHALGLPAHLQHGQISAGSQPRTVTSSFLIRDILGDCKPLAACAPYSSNGHPTQEGGRLVSKIADEFIEKIHSNSSSDSEYKVKEEGDREISSSRDSSQIRLKKPRKARTAFTDHQLAQLERSFERQKYLSVQDRMELAASLNLTDTQVKTWYQNRRTKWKRQTAVGLELLAEAGNYSALQRMFPSPYFYPQSLVSNLDPGAALYLYRGPSAPPPSLQRPLVPRILLHGLQGGSEPPPSLNSLSGVLSRATQPR comes from the exons ATGGAGCCGTCTTCTAACGGATCCAGTTTTGGGATCGACTcgctactctcacacagaccCGGCAGTCCGGTCATGTCAAAAGGGGACAGCCTTGTTGGGGAATGCCGTTCTCCGCTGGAGTTCAGCCCACGGTCTGACTTGGAAAGCGGATGCTCGTCTCCCCCCTCGCCGAGGCGGGAATGCGGAGATGAGGCAGCCCAGCGACAGGGTCACGCACTCGGGCTGCCGGCCCATCTCCAACACGGCCAGATCTCTGCCGGTTCGCAGCCTCGGACTGTCACCTCATCTTTCCTTATTAGAGACATTTTAGGTGACTGCAAACCGCTGGCCGCGTGTGCGCCATACTCAAGCAACGGCCACCCAACTCAAGAAGGGGGCCGACTGGTCTCTAAAATTGCAGACGAGTTCATTGAGAAGATACACAGTAACTCATCATCAGACAGCGAATACAAAG TTAAAGAAGAGGGCGACAGAGAGATTTCGAGCAGCAGGGACAGCTCGCAGATCCGCCTGAAGAAGCCCCGGAAGGCGCGCACCGCCTTCACCGACCATCAACTGGCCCAGCTCGAGCGCAGCTTCGAGCGCCAAAAGTACCTGAGCGTGCAAGACCGGATGGAGCTGGCAGCCTCGCTAAATCTCACCGACACACAGGTGAAAACCTGGTACCAGAACAGGAG GACCAAGTGGAAGAGACAAACGGCGGTGGGACTCGAACTGTTAGCGGAAGCTGGAAACTACTCTGCTCTGCAAAGGATGTTTCCTTCTCCATACTTCTACCCACAGAGTTTGGTGTCCAACTTGGATCCCGGGGCGGCGCTGTATCTGTACAGAGGACCCTCGGCTCCTCCACCGTCTCTTCAACGACCTCTCGTCCCGCGGATTCTTCTACACGGTCTTCAGGGCGGAAGCGAGCCACCGCCTAGCTTAAATTCCCTCTCTGGCGTGCTGTCGCGGGCCACGCAGCCACGATGA
- the gtf3c4 gene encoding general transcription factor 3C polypeptide 4 translates to MAASSPTCAPDGVGDEPASEPEQETDPWMALGPFVKREPEIKLLSPISGLEPLAWSEDHRLSASTSTSISVVELVCDINVHNQDLILHRTMIPVPESVYELKVGPEEEVSKVKNDLASSNDPTVSQLFMIDKVMNPQTGVPRGVKYTSWSPLGCDVNGRCLLATLTLDNRLTVHSSRKRLQWTQEADLTKLYGEMLASRNYSSVAPDSSSSSSSSSTTPAPLSDPEELRRRYRMQTPVRMEWSSMCTTQQVQTNNKCQEVETVLLAVLMENGDLVVWQFRLPLQGEDAVLSCNTIPSGVASPSVLAWWEYEHGGRRMSGLIVGSSSGPVKILPVNLRAVKGYFTLRQPVVLWPESDRIPVHQIRCVTLFHPQHKCNCSLVVAARGSYLFWCLLLITKAGLNVHHSHVTGLHSTPITSLNAGHHGGSVYTCALDGHVKKLTPIFTDNAVIFKQEEVPLPEGVIGRRLHGISISPYGAYMALVTTEGMTNGLHPVERHYQVQFVTLKTPEDAATELLESGVQNLFRQADLLDLLRWKVLRDKRIPPLLLDELDDKVHSASTTYLWRLKLFLCRVFYQSLKKSPAESRWRPNHEDHKAPMLGEDEGERGEDGDGAEESQVQGEGEGEGPKGAKAEEDRMNEVQAWMEVVEVHLTREHMKRVLGEVYLHTWITENTSIPTRGVCDFLASDSCEDRAATVLIGHVCKKMNKQTFPEYCSLCKDILPFNDRRQAVCPNGHLWLRCMLSYQACQSVSYRRCLLQDSIARLPGPEDPEWIKRILQGPCVFCDSPLL, encoded by the exons ATGGCGGCTTCTAGCCCAACTTGTGCCCCAGATGGGGTGGGGGACGAACCTGCTTCTGAACCCGAACAGGAGACCGACCCATGGATGGCACTGGGACCGTTCGTCAAGAGAGAACCTGAGATAAAATTATTGAGTCCGATCAGTGGTCTCGAGCCCCTCGCGTGGTCTGAGGACCACCGACTTTCAGCTTCTACCTCCACCAGTATCTCTGTTGTGGAGCTCGTGTGTGATATTAATGTTCATAACCAGGACTTGATTCTACACCGAACCATGATTCCCGTACCGGAGTCTGTTTACGAGTTGAAG GTGGGCCCAGAGGAAGAAGTCTCGAAAGTGAAAAATGACTTGGCCTCATCGAATGACCCGACTGTGTCACAGCTCTTCATGATCGACAAAGTTATGAATCCCCAGACAGGGGTACCACGGGGAGTCAAGTACACCAGCTGGTCACCTCTGGGCTGTGACGTCAATGGCCGCTGCTTGCTAGCCACTCTCACACTGGACAACCGGCTGACGGTGCACAGCAGCCGGAAACGCCTGCAGTGGACGCAGGAGGCGGACTTAACCAAACTGTATGGTGAAATGCTAGCGTCCCGTAACTACTCATCTGTCGCACCGGACagctcatcctcttcctcatcttcctcaacCACTCCTGCGCCACTGTCAGACCCCGAGGAGCTGCGGCGGCGCTACCGCATGCAGACACCCGTACGCATGGAGTGGTCGAGCATGTGCACCACGCAGCAGGTGCAGACCAACAACAAGTGCCAGGAGGTAGAGACGGTGCTGCTGGCAGTGCTGATGGAGAACGGCGACCTGGTGGTGTGGCAGTTCCGCTTGCCGCTGCAGGGCGAGGACGCGGTGCTCTCCTGCAACACCATCCCCTCGGGCGTCGCCTCGCCCAGCGTGCTGGCGTGGTGGGAGTACGAGCACGGCGGGCGGCGCATGAGCGGCCTGATCGTGGGCAGCAGCTCCGGGCCAGTCAAGATCCTGCCGGTCAACCTCCGCGCCGTCAAGGGCTACTTCACGCTGCGGCAACCCGTGGTGTTGTGGCCCGAATCGGACCGCATCCCCGTTCACCAGATCCGCTGCGTGACTCTTTTCCATCCGCAGCACAAGTGCAACTGCAGTCTGGTGGTGGCGGCGCGCGGGTCTTACCTCTTCTGGTGCCTGCTGCTAATCACCAAGGCTGGCCTGAACGTGCACCACTCTCACGTCACCGGTCTGCACTCCACACCCATCACCTCGCTGAACGCCGGCCACCACGGCGGCTCGGTGTACACCTGCGCCCTGGACGGCCACGTCAAGAAGCTCACGCCCATTTTCACGGACAACGCCGTGATCTTTAAGCAGGAGGAGGTGCCCCTGCCCGAGGGTGTGATCGGGAGACGCCTGCATGGCATCAGCATCAGCCCGTACGGTGCTTACATGGCGCTGGTCACCACGGAGGGCATGACCAACGGGCTGCACCCGGTCGAACGCCACTACCAG GTCCAGTTTGTGACGCTGAAGACACCTGAGGATGCTGCCACTGAGCTGCTGGAGTCGGGCGTGCAGAATCTCTTTCGGCAGGCCGACCTGCTGGACCTGCTGCGCTGGAAGGTGCTCCGGGACAAGCGCATCCCGCCGCTCCTCCTGGACGAGCTGGACGACAAGGTGCACAGCGCCAGCACCACCTACCTGTGGAGACTCAAGCTCTTCCTGTGCCGCGTCTTCTACCAGTCGCTGAAGAAGTCGCCCGCAGAGTCGCGCTGGAGGCCCAACCACGAAGACCACAAAGCCCCCATGTTGGGGGAGGacgagggggagaggggtgaggatgGTGATGGGGCAGAGGAGAGCCAGGtccagggggagggagagggggaagggccGAAGGGGGCCAAGGCCGAGGAGGACAGGATGAATGAAGTGCAGGCCTGGATGGAGGTGGTCGAGGTGCACCTGACACGCGAACACATGAAGCGGGTCCTGGGAGAGGTGTACCTGCACACCTGGATCACGGAGAACACCAGCATTCCCACGCGAGGTGTCTGCGACTTCCTTGCCAGTGACAGTTGCGAGGACCGGGCGGCTACG GTTCTGATTGGACACGTCTGTAAGAAGATGAACAAGCAGACGTTTCCAGAGTACTGCAGCCTGTGCAAAGACATACTTCCCTTCAACGACCGCCGGCAGGCCGTGTGTCCAAACGGCCACCTGTGGCTCAG GTGTATGCTTTCATACCAGGCATGCCAGTCCGTGAGCTACAGGCGCTGTTTACTGCAAGATAGCATCGCTCGGCTGCCGGGGCCTGAAG ACCCGGAGTGGATCAAGAGGATCCTGCAGGGACCGTGTGTATTCTGTGACTCCCCCCTACTTTAG